The Thermomonospora amylolytica sequence CGATCGGCACCCCGGAGGAGAACGACGCCTTCCTCGCCGTCGCCGAGTCCTACCCCCACCGCAACGGCTGAGGCCCCTCGTTCCCAGACCTCCCACAGCGCCCTGGGGACGAGAACCGGAGCGGAGCGCCGGCGCTGCTCCGCTCCGGTTCGCCCGAGACGGCCCGGCCCGCAGCCGATCCGTCAGGGGCGGGCCTGTAGGCGGGCGATGGACGGGTCGGTGAGGACGGCCGGGTTCGTCCGCGAGGGGCGTGGGCGGCGGTTGTCCCCCCACACGACGACGGCGACGCCGAGGACGATGATCGCGCCGCCGAGCAGGATGGGCCAGGTGACGGCCTCGTTCAGGAACAGCGCGCCGAGCAGTACGGCCACCACGGGGTTGACGTAGGCGTAGGTGCCGACGATCGACAGCGGCGCGTTGCCCAGCAGCCAGGCGTACGAGGTGAACGCCAGCAGGGAGCCGAAGACGACCAGGTAGGCCAGGGCCAGCCAGGAGCGGGCGGTGACCGCGCCGAGGTCCAGGGTCTCGCCGCGGGCCAGGCCCAGGGCCAGCAGCGCCGCGCCGCCGGCGGCCATCTCGTACACGCTGGCGGTGAAGGTGCTCGCGGGCATCGGCAGCCGCCCCGCCAGGAACGATCCGACCGACCAGGACAGCGCGGCCAGCAGCAGCACGACCGCGCCGAACGCGCTGCCGGAGGAGCCGCCGGGCAGGACCGACAGCAGCGCCACCCCGGCGAAACCCACGGCCACCCCGAGGAGCGTCGCGGCGGGCGGCCGGTCGCCGCCGGCGGTGCGCAGCAGCACCAGCCACAGCGGCACGGCGGCGACCAGCAGCGCGGCCAGGCCGGTGGAGACGTGCTGCTCGGCGACGGCCACCATGCCGTTCCCGCCGGTGAGCAGCAGCAGGCCCACCAGCGCGGCCGATCCGAGCCGCCGCCGTGACACCCGCAGCACGCCCGGCCCGTGCCGGACCGCCAGGAAGGCGGCCAGCAGCGCCGCGGCGGCCAGGAACCGGATCCCGCCGTGCAGCAGCGGCGGCATGGACTCGATGACGATCCCGATCCCGAGGTACGTCGAGCCCCACACCACGTAGACCACCAGCAGGGCGGCCCAGGCGAGCGGGGTCATCCCCGGGCGGGTGTCATGAGCATGAGAGGTCATGGCTCATTACTCTAGGGTATGAACGGGCCGGGAGGCGTGTCATGGGACGCCGGTTTCAGCGGAGCCCGTGCTCATCCGCCCAGGCCGCGATGGCCGTGGCGATCAGCTCGGGGTGGTCTTCGGGGGTGTGGTGTCCCGCGACCTCGTCGTACCGCCGGATCTGGAGGCCGGCCATGGTGGCCGCGCACCAGTCGATCATGTCCTGGTGCATCATCGTGCCGGGTCCGGGTGCGAAGGCCAGCAGCAACTTCGGCACTTCCGCACTGCCGGCCAGCCAGTCGTCGTATGCCTCGACGCGGGCCACGACGTCGGCGGGCTCGCCGTCCAGCGGCATCGAGCGCGCCCACTGCAGCAGCGGCAGGCGGCTCTCCCGAGTCGGGTACGGCCTGCGGTAGACGTCCAGGTCGCCCGGGTCGATCGGGGCGGCGACGGTACCGGGCAGCGCCTCCTCCAGGAAGGCGTTGTCGTCCAGGATCATCTTCTCGCCGACGCCCTCGGTTTTGATCGCCTGGAACAGCCGGCGGCCGGCGTCGGGGAACTCCTGCCCGGTCATCGGCTTGACGATGGTTTCGGTGAAGGCGATGCCGCGCACCCGGTTCGGGTGGCGGGAGGCCCAGTCGAAGGCCAGGGCGCCGCCCCAGTCGTGACCGACGAGGACCACGTCGTCGAGTTCGAGGGCGTCGAACCAGGCGTCCAGGTAGCGGGCGTGATCGGCGAAGGTGTAGTCGATGCCGGGTTTGCCGGACTCGCCCATCCCGATCAGGTCGGGGGCCAGGCGGCGGCCCTCGCCGACCGCCGGGAGGATGTTCCGCCACAGGTGGGAGGAGGTGGGGTTGCCGTGCAAGAAGACCATCGGGGTTCCGGAGCCGATCTCCCGGTAGGCGATGGTGGAGTCGAGTACGTGCTGAACGGGCATGACGGATCCTTCAGAGGTTGAGGCTCATGATGCGGTCGACCGTGATCTCGATGACGATCCGGCCGGGCGGGTCGGGCGGTGGGACGGCATAGCGTTCGGCGTAGCGGCGGACCGCGTCGCCGACACGCGCGGGGTCGGTGCGGACGGTGGCGGGGCCTTCGA is a genomic window containing:
- a CDS encoding EamA family transporter yields the protein MTSHAHDTRPGMTPLAWAALLVVYVVWGSTYLGIGIVIESMPPLLHGGIRFLAAAALLAAFLAVRHGPGVLRVSRRRLGSAALVGLLLLTGGNGMVAVAEQHVSTGLAALLVAAVPLWLVLLRTAGGDRPPAATLLGVAVGFAGVALLSVLPGGSSGSAFGAVVLLLAALSWSVGSFLAGRLPMPASTFTASVYEMAAGGAALLALGLARGETLDLGAVTARSWLALAYLVVFGSLLAFTSYAWLLGNAPLSIVGTYAYVNPVVAVLLGALFLNEAVTWPILLGGAIIVLGVAVVVWGDNRRPRPSRTNPAVLTDPSIARLQARP
- a CDS encoding haloalkane dehalogenase: MPVQHVLDSTIAYREIGSGTPMVFLHGNPTSSHLWRNILPAVGEGRRLAPDLIGMGESGKPGIDYTFADHARYLDAWFDALELDDVVLVGHDWGGALAFDWASRHPNRVRGIAFTETIVKPMTGQEFPDAGRRLFQAIKTEGVGEKMILDDNAFLEEALPGTVAAPIDPGDLDVYRRPYPTRESRLPLLQWARSMPLDGEPADVVARVEAYDDWLAGSAEVPKLLLAFAPGPGTMMHQDMIDWCAATMAGLQIRRYDEVAGHHTPEDHPELIATAIAAWADEHGLR